The Kaustia mangrovi genome has a segment encoding these proteins:
- a CDS encoding MBL fold metallo-hydrolase, with protein sequence MDRKDLEPLAADGSSGTLAPGISRRSFFVAAGAAGVCGAATALGPTAAKAQSTDWQQPGNNNHVLALQEQSAYPDGPVTVDFYGHCAIKLTSPGGATVLFDPWRDDPSGAWGLWFKNEFPETLVDITMSTHTHFDHDAIHRPQSTMVLDRMVGSFAFADLKITGFADKHACVAPGWYPWTDALKEFGVDACPPNNPGHMDMVTYLVETGGIRTLIWGDNRHNPPDAFWEAVGPVDILTLPVDGSQHILSYAQGDAIVERLKPKIVIPTHYLGETTTYTLSTLQPADEWVKSQKSYKMLDGPALTLAAAEVSGMDREFLYFGDHAAQT encoded by the coding sequence ATGGACAGGAAAGATCTCGAACCGCTCGCCGCCGACGGATCGTCCGGCACACTCGCGCCGGGCATCTCGCGGCGCTCGTTCTTCGTCGCGGCGGGCGCGGCCGGCGTCTGCGGCGCGGCAACCGCGCTGGGACCGACCGCCGCCAAGGCCCAGTCCACCGACTGGCAGCAGCCGGGCAACAACAATCACGTCCTCGCACTGCAGGAGCAGTCGGCCTATCCCGACGGGCCGGTCACCGTGGACTTCTACGGCCATTGCGCGATCAAGCTCACCTCGCCCGGCGGGGCGACGGTGCTGTTCGACCCCTGGCGCGACGATCCGTCGGGCGCCTGGGGCCTGTGGTTCAAGAACGAGTTTCCGGAAACCCTGGTCGACATCACCATGTCGACGCACACCCATTTCGACCACGACGCGATCCACCGGCCGCAATCGACCATGGTGCTCGACCGCATGGTCGGGTCCTTCGCCTTCGCCGACCTGAAGATCACGGGCTTTGCCGACAAGCACGCCTGCGTCGCGCCGGGCTGGTATCCCTGGACCGACGCGCTGAAGGAGTTCGGCGTGGATGCCTGCCCGCCGAACAATCCCGGCCATATGGACATGGTCACCTATCTGGTGGAGACCGGCGGCATCCGCACGCTCATCTGGGGTGATAACCGGCACAATCCGCCGGACGCCTTCTGGGAGGCGGTGGGCCCGGTCGATATCCTGACCCTGCCGGTGGACGGCTCGCAGCACATCCTGTCCTATGCGCAGGGCGATGCCATCGTGGAGCGGCTGAAGCCGAAGATCGTCATCCCGACGCACTATCTCGGCGAGACCACGACCTACACGCTCTCCACCCTTCAGCCGGCCGACGAGTGGGTGAAGAGCCAGAAGAGCTACAAGATGCTCGACGGGCCGGCGCTGACGCTCGCCGCCGCGGAGGTCTCGGGCATGGACCGCGAGTTCCTGTATTTCGGGGATCACGCGGCCCAGACCTAG
- a CDS encoding aspartate-semialdehyde dehydrogenase: MGYKVAVVGATGNVGREMLNILAEREFPVDEIHAVASRRSLGTEVSFGDRTVKCEDLEQFDFSKVDFCLMSAGSTVSKDWSPRIGAKGAVVIDNSSCWRYDQDVPLIVPEVNADALEAYMARPNRRNIIANPNCSTAQLVVALKPLHEAAGIKRVVVSTYQSVSGAGKEAMDELWTQTRGIFVTDPPEAEKFTKQIAFNVIPHIDVFMEDGDTKEEWKMIVETKKILDPKIKLTATCVRVPVFVGHAEAVNIEFERPLDDEAAREILREAPGLLVVDKREDGGYVTPVECVGDYATFISRIRVDPTIENGLNLWCVSDNLRKGAALNSVQIAETLINRGLMQKAA; the protein is encoded by the coding sequence ATGGGCTACAAGGTCGCCGTCGTCGGTGCCACGGGCAATGTGGGCCGGGAAATGCTGAACATTCTCGCCGAGCGGGAGTTCCCGGTCGACGAGATCCATGCCGTCGCGTCGCGGCGGTCGCTGGGCACGGAGGTGTCCTTCGGGGACCGCACGGTGAAGTGCGAGGACCTCGAGCAGTTCGACTTCTCCAAGGTCGATTTCTGCCTGATGTCGGCGGGCTCTACCGTCTCCAAGGACTGGTCGCCGCGGATCGGGGCGAAGGGCGCCGTCGTCATCGACAATTCGTCGTGCTGGCGCTACGACCAGGACGTGCCGCTGATCGTGCCGGAGGTCAATGCCGACGCCCTCGAGGCCTATATGGCCAGGCCCAACCGGCGCAACATCATCGCCAATCCAAACTGCTCCACCGCCCAGCTCGTGGTCGCGCTGAAGCCGCTGCACGAGGCGGCCGGCATCAAGCGCGTCGTGGTCTCCACCTATCAGTCGGTCTCCGGCGCCGGCAAGGAGGCGATGGACGAGCTGTGGACGCAGACCCGCGGCATCTTCGTCACCGACCCGCCCGAGGCGGAGAAGTTCACCAAGCAGATCGCCTTCAACGTCATTCCCCATATCGACGTCTTCATGGAGGACGGCGACACCAAGGAGGAATGGAAGATGATCGTGGAGACGAAGAAGATCCTCGATCCGAAGATCAAACTGACGGCGACCTGCGTGCGCGTGCCGGTCTTCGTCGGCCATGCCGAGGCGGTCAATATCGAGTTCGAGCGCCCGCTCGACGACGAGGCGGCCCGCGAGATCCTGCGCGAGGCGCCGGGCCTGCTCGTGGTCGACAAGCGCGAGGATGGCGGCTATGTGACCCCGGTCGAATGCGTCGGCGACTACGCCACCTTCATCAGCCGGATCCGCGTCGACCCGACCATCGAGAACGGCCTGAACCTGTGGTGCGTCTCCGACAATCTGCGCAAGGGTGCAGCCCTCAACTCCGTGCAGATCGCCGAGACGCTCATCAATCGCGGCCTGATGCAGAAGGCCGCGTGA